In the genome of Candidatus Dependentiae bacterium, one region contains:
- a CDS encoding NYN domain-containing protein, with amino-acid sequence MIVIIDGYNLLKQVFNKVKGKLDIQREQLIKELIFYKKTNVQIKEIIVVFDGGLSLHSERQIKNGIVVIFSGQKISADDWIFEYVEKNKNKEILLVTKDNELKTKCKKCGADAIDVFDFYDIVLNTITAQVEFKFDKNENKIQKIESDDYVLEQLCDFKPKSSEALDVLMSHIDIDFAKKDNEPEIKNFKSLKIPKKEKQIYKKIKKL; translated from the coding sequence TTGATTGTAATTATAGATGGTTATAATTTGTTAAAACAAGTTTTTAATAAAGTTAAGGGAAAGTTGGATATTCAGCGAGAACAATTGATTAAAGAACTTATTTTTTACAAAAAAACAAATGTACAAATAAAAGAAATAATAGTGGTTTTTGACGGTGGATTAAGTTTACATTCAGAGCGGCAAATTAAAAATGGGATAGTCGTAATATTTTCAGGACAAAAAATTAGCGCTGATGATTGGATTTTTGAATACGTCGAAAAAAATAAAAATAAAGAAATATTATTGGTTACCAAAGACAATGAGTTGAAGACCAAGTGTAAAAAATGCGGTGCTGATGCTATAGATGTATTTGATTTTTATGATATAGTTTTAAACACAATAACAGCGCAGGTTGAATTTAAATTTGATAAAAATGAAAATAAAATACAGAAAATTGAATCTGACGATTATGTATTAGAGCAATTATGTGATTTTAAACCCAAAAGCAGTGAGGCTTTAGATGTTTTAATGTCTCATATTGATATTGATTTTGCAAAAAAAGACAATGAGCCCGAAATTAAAAATTTTAAATCATTGAAAATACCTAAAAAAGAGAAGCAAATTTATAAAAAAATTAAAAAGTTATGA
- a CDS encoding F0F1 ATP synthase subunit gamma, with protein MAQLTQLRRKIQAIETTKKITHAIRLVSMASYAKLDKQVNFLKEYKNSISNTFTQILNFQESEWNNKILFPEDIFDQTPLIIIISSTKGLCGSFNSNLSRFMERKLIIEKNQKPEFIAIGNKARKEIEAKNLGEIVLNFNELNYSLLETISSKIIDKIYENNKTYSSVVFFSNKLINFFIQRPQKTTLIPAVLEIQEEQNLSKELDPIITQNEKVILDFIAEKYIKSSITEILFQSLIAENASRFLAMDSSNTNAKKILERLTLQYNKSRQALITKEVSELCANIE; from the coding sequence GTGGCTCAATTAACTCAGTTAAGAAGAAAAATTCAAGCAATTGAGACAACAAAGAAAATAACCCATGCTATAAGACTTGTTTCAATGGCGTCATATGCCAAATTGGACAAGCAAGTCAATTTTTTAAAAGAATATAAAAACAGCATATCCAATACATTTACTCAAATACTTAATTTCCAGGAATCAGAATGGAATAATAAAATTCTATTTCCCGAAGATATTTTTGATCAAACTCCTTTAATAATAATTATATCTTCGACAAAAGGTTTATGTGGAAGTTTTAACTCAAATTTAAGCCGCTTTATGGAACGTAAGCTTATTATAGAAAAAAATCAAAAACCTGAATTTATAGCCATAGGCAACAAAGCCAGAAAAGAAATTGAAGCCAAAAATCTAGGTGAAATTGTTTTAAATTTTAATGAACTAAATTATAGTTTACTGGAGACAATTAGTTCTAAAATTATTGATAAAATTTATGAAAATAATAAAACATATTCTTCTGTTGTTTTTTTTAGTAACAAATTAATAAATTTTTTTATTCAAAGGCCACAAAAAACAACTTTAATTCCGGCAGTTTTAGAGATACAAGAAGAACAAAACCTATCAAAAGAATTAGATCCAATCATAACGCAAAACGAAAAAGTAATATTAGATTTTATTGCTGAAAAATATATCAAAAGTTCCATTACAGAAATACTATTTCAATCTTTAATTGCAGAAAACGCTTCCAGATTTTTGGCTATGGACAGTTCAAACACAAATGCAAAAAAAATTCTTGAACGGCTTACACTTCAATATAACAAATCTAGACAAGCTTTAATTACTAAAGAAGTTTCCGAACTTTGCGCTAATATTGAATAA
- a CDS encoding NUDIX domain-containing protein — translation MQKKKFKLDTFVAVILKKDNKILLTKRKKNGWGNSEYALPGGSVDGNETLRVAASREMNEELDIIVNPDNLKVLHISHRKLSHGIGEILGIFLQAEKWAGEAKNMEPDKCYEIGWFDIDNLPENTVKELKIVIQEINKREMYSEIGW, via the coding sequence ATGCAAAAAAAGAAATTCAAATTAGATACATTTGTTGCAGTAATTTTAAAAAAAGACAATAAAATTCTTTTAACAAAACGTAAAAAAAACGGGTGGGGTAATAGTGAATATGCTTTACCAGGTGGAAGTGTTGATGGCAATGAAACGTTAAGAGTTGCAGCCTCGAGGGAAATGAATGAAGAGTTGGATATTATTGTTAATCCAGATAATCTAAAAGTTTTACACATATCTCATAGAAAATTGTCGCATGGTATTGGGGAAATTTTAGGTATATTTTTGCAAGCTGAAAAGTGGGCTGGTGAAGCTAAAAATATGGAGCCAGATAAATGTTATGAAATTGGTTGGTTTGATATTGATAATTTGCCGGAAAATACAGTAAAAGAACTAAAAATAGTGATACAAGAGATCAATAAAAGAGAAATGTACAGCGAAATAGGCTGGTAA
- the tsaE gene encoding tRNA (adenosine(37)-N6)-threonylcarbamoyltransferase complex ATPase subunit type 1 TsaE, which translates to MKIFFELKDLDKIIKEYILPFMNKKKIFLFKGALGVGKTTLIKQIMKNCGIKELITSPTFNYVNNYKSEKNVDFYHFDLYRLDSQDSFLNLGFDEYLYKKNSYSFIEWPDVIHNITNNIELRDEICFLELSFIDNNFEKRMLVIS; encoded by the coding sequence ATGAAAATATTTTTTGAATTAAAAGATTTAGATAAAATAATTAAAGAATATATATTGCCATTTATGAATAAAAAGAAAATATTTTTATTCAAAGGCGCTCTTGGTGTTGGAAAAACTACACTTATAAAACAAATAATGAAAAATTGTGGGATTAAAGAGTTAATTACAAGTCCGACGTTTAATTATGTTAATAATTATAAATCTGAAAAAAATGTAGATTTTTACCATTTTGATTTATATCGACTAGATTCGCAGGATAGCTTTTTAAATTTAGGCTTCGACGAATATTTATATAAAAAAAATAGTTACAGCTTTATTGAATGGCCCGATGTCATACATAACATAACTAATAACATTGAGCTAAGAGACGAGATTTGTTTTTTAGAGTTAAGCTTTATTGACAATAATTTTGAAAAAAGAATGCTTGTTATCAGCTGA